The following nucleotide sequence is from Streptomyces xiamenensis.
CGCTGGCGCTGCGCGTCACCCTCGCCGAGCTTCCCCCGGACTCCTCCTCCAGGGAGAGGCCCGCGGGTGAGGGCTTCGACCTGACCGAGGCCGGCACCCAGAAGCGGCTGGCGGTGTACGTGGTCCGCGACCCGGCCGAGGTCCCCGGCATCGCCCGGCTCGGCCCGGATCCGCTCGCGGACGCGTTCACCGCCGAGGCCCTGGCGGCGATCCTCGACGGGGAGCGCCGGCAGCTCAAGGGCGTGCTGCGCGACCAGTCGACCATCGCCGGGATCGGCAATGCCTACTCGGACGAGATCCTGCATGTCGCGCGCATGTCACCCTTCAAGCCCGCAGGCAACCTGACCCCATCCGAGACCGCCGCCCTCCACGAGGCGATCCGCACCACCCTGGGTGACGCCATCGCCCGCTCCCGGGGCGTCGCCGCCGGAAAGCTCAAGGCGGAGAAGAAGAGCGGACTGCGCGTCCACGGCCGCACCGGCGAACCCTGCCCGGTGTGCGGGGACACCATCCGCGAGGTGTCCTACCGGGACTCCTCGCTCCAGTACTGCCCCACCTGCCAGACCGGCGGCAAACCGCTGGCCGACCGGCGCACCTCACGCTTCCTGAAGTGACTCCGCGTCCTCGTCCGCCTCGTCCGCTTCCCCGTCCCCGTCGGCGTCGCCGCGGACATTGACGCCGTGCGTCTCGGCGATCTCACCGAGCCCGCCCGCGTACCCCCGGCTGATGGCGTGGAACCCCCAGCCGTCCTCTCCCAGAGTCAGCTCGCCCAGCGTCAGACCCGTGCAGTGCACCGGGCCGACCGGGAAGCCGTAGCACAGCAGCTCGGTGTCACCGGCCGGGTCCAGCAGCCGGATGTGCAGCGCCCGCGCGTGCGACAGGTCGTGCCCGCGCGCCTCGGCGTCGTGGACGGACAGAGCGAACCGTACGGTCACCGCCCGCTCGTCCAGCTCCGGCAGCCGCACGGTGATGCGCGCCTCCCGGGTGCCCTCCTCCTCGCCCTCGCCCGGCTCCTCGGCGGCCAGCTGAACGCTCTCGTCGCCCGGGTCGAGGTTGTTGTAGAAGATGAAGTGCCCGTCCGAGAGCACCTGGCCGTCCTCGTCGAGGATCAGCGCGGAGGCATCGACCTCGGGGGCGTCCTCCGGCTCCATGTCCTCCGGGTCCTGCCAGTCGAGCCCGATGATGAACGTCTCGGCGCCCGGCAGCACATCGTCGAGCAGCAGCCGCTGCCCGGTCGCCAGCGGCAGCCGGCCTCCGCCGGGGCGCGGGCAGCTCGACAGCAGCACGGCCCGGGGGTCCACCCGGGTCGGCTGGTAGGCGAGCGCCTCCTCCACCGGCTCGGCCGGCAGGTCGACGGCCAGGATCGCCAGCTCGCGCAGCCGCTCGGCGACCTCCGAGGCGCTGTCCGGCCGGTCGTCCGGGTCCTTGGCCAGCAGCGTCATGATCAGCTCGTCCCACTCCGCCGGCAGCTCGGGGCGCAGCTCGCTGGGCGGCGGCGGATCGCTCTCCATCTGCTGCCGCAGCAGCTGGTACAGCGAGGCGCCGTGGAACGGGGGCCGGCCGGTGGCCAGCGCGTACAGCACA
It contains:
- a CDS encoding Fpg/Nei family DNA glycosylase gives rise to the protein MPELPEVEALRDFLTGHLVGREVATALPVAFHVLKTYDPPLTAVAGRTVTGVARHGKFLDLTLGGGQDPPLHLITHLARAGWLRWQEKLPAAPPRPGKGPLALRVTLAELPPDSSSRERPAGEGFDLTEAGTQKRLAVYVVRDPAEVPGIARLGPDPLADAFTAEALAAILDGERRQLKGVLRDQSTIAGIGNAYSDEILHVARMSPFKPAGNLTPSETAALHEAIRTTLGDAIARSRGVAAGKLKAEKKSGLRVHGRTGEPCPVCGDTIREVSYRDSSLQYCPTCQTGGKPLADRRTSRFLK
- a CDS encoding protein kinase domain-containing protein, whose product is MQGRVLDDRYQIGPLLGAGGMGTVWEALDMRLERQVAIKVVNTSAVGRDPQAGQRFAREAKLLAGLSSPYIVTVHDVGEAEFDGSTVLYLVMERLPGRSLDQVLAEEIPPLGEVARWGEKICRALAVAHDAGVVHRDLKPGNVMVESDGLARVLDFGIAAVLAESTDHARLTSTGVVIGTPAYMSPEQVEGGTVDARSDLYAFGCVLYALATGRPPFHGASLYQLLRQQMESDPPPPSELRPELPAEWDELIMTLLAKDPDDRPDSASEVAERLRELAILAVDLPAEPVEEALAYQPTRVDPRAVLLSSCPRPGGGRLPLATGQRLLLDDVLPGAETFIIGLDWQDPEDMEPEDAPEVDASALILDEDGQVLSDGHFIFYNNLDPGDESVQLAAEEPGEGEEEGTREARITVRLPELDERAVTVRFALSVHDAEARGHDLSHARALHIRLLDPAGDTELLCYGFPVGPVHCTGLTLGELTLGEDGWGFHAISRGYAGGLGEIAETHGVNVRGDADGDGEADEADEDAESLQEA